A section of the Salmo trutta chromosome 4, fSalTru1.1, whole genome shotgun sequence genome encodes:
- the LOC115193052 gene encoding uncharacterized protein LOC115193052, with product MPTVRPEAPLHRPNGQANYTQALLGNDRPTSDRPTSDRPTSDRPTSDRPTSDRPTSDRPTSDRPTSDRLTSDRLTSDRPTSDRPTSDRPTSDRPTSDRPTSDRPTSDRLTSDRPTSDRPTSDRPTSDRPTSDRPTSDRLTSDRPTSDRLTCDRPTIDRPTSDRPTSDRPTIDRPTSDRPTSDRSTCDRPTSDRPTSDRPTCDRPTSDRPTSDRPTSDRLTSDRPTSDRLTCDRPTIDRPTSDRPTSDRPTIDRPTSDRPTSDRSTCDRPTSDRPTSDRPTCDRLTCDRLVTGRLVTGRLVTGRLVTGRLVTGRLLTGRLVTGRLVTGRLVTG from the exons ATGCCCACTGTCAGGCCAGAGG CTCCTCTACACAGACCAAACGGTCAGGCTAACTATACACAGGCTCTTCTTGGAAATGACAGGCCGACTAGTGACAGGCCGACTAGTGACAGGCCGACTAGTGACAGGCCGACTAGTGACAGGCCGACTAGTGACAGGCCGACTAGTGACAGGCCGACTAGTGACAGGCCGACTAGTGACAGGTTGACTAGTGACAGGTTGACTAGTGACAGGCCGACTAGTGACAGGCCGACTAGTGACAGGCCGACTAGTGACAGGCCGACTAGTGACAGGCCGACTAGTGACAGGCCGACTAGTGACAGGTTGACTAGTGACAGGCCGACTAGTGACAGGCCGACTAGTGACAGGCCGACTAGTGACAGGCCGACTAGTGACAGGCCGACTAGTGACAGGTTGACTAGTGACAGGCCGACTAGTGACAGGTTGACTTGTGACAGGCCGACTATTGACAGGCCGACTAGTGACAGGCCGACTAGTGACAGGCCGACTATTGACAGGCCGACTAGTGACAGGCCGACTAGTGACAGGTCGACTTGTGACAGGCCGACTAGTGACAGGCCGACTAGTGACAGGCCGACTTGTGACAG GCCGACTAGTGACAGGCCGACTAGTGACAGGCCGACTAGTGACAGGTTGACTAGTGACAGGCCGACTAGTGACAGGTTGACTTGTGACAGGCCGACTATTGACAGGCCGACTAGTGACAGGCCGACTAGTGACAGGCCGACTATTGACAGGCCGACTAGTGACAGGCCGACTAGTGACAGGTCGACTTGTGACAGGCCGACTAGTGACAGGCCGACTAGTGACAGGCCGACTTGTGACAGGTTGACTTGTGACAGACTAGTGACAGGCCGACTAGTGACAGGCCGACTAGTGACAGGCCGACTAGTGACAGGCCGACTAGTGACAGGCCGACTATTGACAGGCCGACTAGTGACAG GCCGACTAGTGACAGGCCGACTTGTGACAGGTTGA